The DNA window CAAGAACTGCGCCAGGAATGCTGCGGCGTTCTGTGATCTCGTTGTTGTCGTAGGTTCGACCAACAAAGAAGCGCTCGTCGAGGGCTTGAAAGAAGGTGGGCTCAAAGACGAAAAACTGAAGCTGGTTACAAGCATGCGCGAGGCTCTGAATTTCCTGGCCGAAGATTTTTGTCTCGATGGTGACGTTGTTTTGATTGAAAATGACCTGCCTGACCTTTACGAATCTGTCCCGACCTTTTAGAGAGAAGTATGCAAAACGGTGACAGAAAAAGAAAAACAATTGCCGTGATGTTCGGCGGGAGATCGGTCGAGCACGAGATTTCCATTATCACTGGTTTGCAATTGATCAAGGCGATGGATGTAGTCAAATACAACCCGCTCCCCGTCTACATTGCACCTTCCGGTAAATGGTATGCCGGAGAGGCTCTGCTCAATCGTGATTTTTACAGACGTATGCCATCCTCGCTTTCTGAAGTGGATGAAGTGACACTTCTTCCTCAACCTGATGTTGGTGGCTTAACTGTTTTGCGCCCTGGTACAGGCAGCGATTTTTCGCTCGAAACCGGCACTGACAGGCGTGTATTGCCGGTTGACGTCTTCTTTGTTTCATTTCACGGCACGTTTGGAGAGGATGGATGCATCCAGGGCGTGCTGGAGATGGCCGAGGTGCCATACACCGGATGCGGTGTCTTATCGGCTGCTGTCGGAATGAGCAAATATCATTGTAAAAAGCTTCTGGAGAGCCACGGCGTGCCGGTTTTACCTGGCGTTATAGTCAATCGCGAATCGATTGAAGTAAACCTCGGCAATAACTTAGCGCAAGTTCGGCAAGAGATCATGAGTGCTCCCGGGCTGGAGAAATTTCCTCTTTTTGTCAAACCGCTGAACCTGGGGTCGAGTATCGGCATCGCCAAGGCTAAGGATAAAGCGGGACTGGATGCCGCTTTAATGCAGGTTTTCAAATACGATTATGCCGCGATCGTTGAGCCATGCCTCGATAACAAGATGGAAATCAACGTCTCAGTACTGGACGACACTGAGCCAATTGCGTCGGTGCCTGAAATTCCAGTTTCTTCTACTGGTGATGAACTGACCTACGAAGATAAGTATTTGCGGGGTGGCGGCAGTAAAAAGAATGCACCTCCATCGCAGGGTATGGCGGGTTTGACGCGTGTAATCGATCCGAAAGATTTGAAGAAAGAGCTCAAAGATGCTGCTCAAGATTATGCCAAAAGAGCGTTCAAAGCACTTGGATGTGCGGGCGTAGCGAGAATAGACTTCATGGTCGATTTGAATGACAATCAACTCTATTTCAATGAAATAAATACCTTGCCTGGCTCATTGGCGTTCTATTTGTGGATGAATTCGCATCCGCCTGTTTTCTACACCGACATGCTTACGCATA is part of the Candidatus Melainabacteria bacterium genome and encodes:
- a CDS encoding D-alanine--D-alanine ligase; the protein is MQNGDRKRKTIAVMFGGRSVEHEISIITGLQLIKAMDVVKYNPLPVYIAPSGKWYAGEALLNRDFYRRMPSSLSEVDEVTLLPQPDVGGLTVLRPGTGSDFSLETGTDRRVLPVDVFFVSFHGTFGEDGCIQGVLEMAEVPYTGCGVLSAAVGMSKYHCKKLLESHGVPVLPGVIVNRESIEVNLGNNLAQVRQEIMSAPGLEKFPLFVKPLNLGSSIGIAKAKDKAGLDAALMQVFKYDYAAIVEPCLDNKMEINVSVLDDTEPIASVPEIPVSSTGDELTYEDKYLRGGGSKKNAPPSQGMAGLTRVIDPKDLKKELKDAAQDYAKRAFKALGCAGVARIDFMVDLNDNQLYFNEINTLPGSLAFYLWMNSHPPVFYTDMLTHIIERAELRSHRRSSLSREIGFKALFK